One window from the genome of Trabulsiella odontotermitis encodes:
- a CDS encoding porin, which yields MKIKHYSLILLMGMNSSAFALNVYDKDGNTLDIYGRVEGTIASGDNSFAGSETRSDLGGRLGVYLTKDLTFLPDTKVVGRLEWQVRTEKNDNNTGDSDLEARYSYIGLSNKTWGEVIAGRTKNPLYQVMRMTDKYKNFTPNVYNYGVTTIDDSYQFNRQDGTVQWNAKFAGNEIQMAWVTGNGNSDNDAMDYGAMASYRKLFRLGDVRITPAIAASRYKRQDGVVTTDGRNQHDQIMGGLQLNYQAWELAVTALRTSISRDNKSDNNFNGFDSLLSYNFGKVKVLGGYSVLNEDDKDIAEKEDWRVETQLTLAKDTWLSFTYDKSLANKNQKTNDDALIVGLRYDF from the coding sequence ATGAAAATAAAACACTATTCACTAATATTACTGATGGGTATGAACTCTTCTGCATTTGCCTTAAATGTCTACGATAAAGACGGTAATACGCTGGATATCTATGGGCGTGTCGAGGGTACTATTGCCAGCGGTGACAACTCATTCGCCGGAAGCGAAACTCGCAGCGATCTGGGCGGTCGTTTAGGGGTTTATCTCACGAAAGATTTAACGTTTTTGCCTGATACCAAAGTTGTCGGTCGCCTGGAGTGGCAGGTTCGTACCGAGAAAAACGATAACAACACCGGTGACAGCGACCTGGAAGCCCGCTACTCATACATCGGTTTGTCGAACAAAACGTGGGGTGAAGTGATCGCGGGCAGAACGAAAAACCCGCTCTATCAGGTCATGCGAATGACTGATAAATATAAAAATTTCACCCCCAACGTCTATAATTACGGCGTGACGACCATTGACGATTCTTACCAGTTCAACCGTCAGGACGGTACTGTTCAGTGGAACGCCAAATTTGCCGGTAACGAAATCCAGATGGCGTGGGTTACCGGTAATGGTAATAGCGACAACGACGCCATGGACTATGGTGCAATGGCGAGCTACCGGAAATTATTCCGGCTTGGTGATGTCAGAATTACGCCAGCAATTGCTGCCAGCCGTTATAAACGTCAGGACGGTGTTGTGACCACAGATGGCCGTAATCAGCACGATCAGATCATGGGGGGACTCCAGCTCAATTATCAAGCCTGGGAGCTGGCAGTAACGGCATTACGCACTTCTATTTCTCGCGATAATAAAAGCGACAATAATTTTAATGGATTCGACTCACTCCTTTCCTATAACTTTGGCAAGGTTAAAGTCCTGGGCGGTTATAGTGTTTTAAATGAAGATGATAAAGATATTGCTGAAAAAGAAGACTGGCGCGTGGAAACGCAATTAACGTTGGCAAAAGATACCTGGTTATCTTTCACTTACGATAAATCGCTCGCCAATAAAAACCAAAAAACCAATGATGATGCCCTTATCGTCGGGCTTCGTTATGATTTCTGA
- the ompC gene encoding porin OmpC, with the protein MKIRALTFLIPVMLFSAATHAAEIYNKDGNKLGLYGFINGLHYFSDDKGSNGDKTFMRFGFKGQTQVSDDLVGFGRWEYQVQGNQAENTNTAFTRYAFAGLRFAQYNSIDYGRNTGILYDAAAYTDMQPEFDASTYGSDQFMFKRGNGIATYRNTDFFGLVDGLKFALQYQGKNDSGAAEAGTRNVLTQNGDGVGASLSYEFDAGISIAGAFFNSNRTDEQNAAPGIMGDGSNAEGYTTAIKYDNSKLYLAAMYTQAYNAAKFGSPSATAYGFANTSQAVELYAGYAFEFGLVPFIAYNQTRGKDLGTDRQGNTYDSQDLVKFVDVGFTYNFNKNMQAYLDYKINLLDDNTFTQNANIMTDNVAAVSMKYVF; encoded by the coding sequence ATGAAAATCCGTGCTCTTACATTTTTAATTCCGGTTATGTTGTTTTCTGCAGCGACTCATGCAGCGGAAATTTATAATAAAGATGGTAATAAATTAGGTTTATATGGTTTCATCAACGGGCTGCACTATTTTTCTGACGATAAAGGCTCTAACGGTGACAAGACTTTTATGCGTTTTGGCTTTAAAGGCCAGACGCAAGTCTCCGATGACCTGGTAGGGTTTGGCCGTTGGGAATATCAGGTTCAGGGTAACCAGGCTGAGAATACCAACACGGCTTTTACGCGTTACGCCTTTGCCGGTCTTCGCTTTGCACAATATAACTCCATTGATTACGGGCGTAATACGGGGATCCTGTATGATGCTGCGGCATATACCGATATGCAGCCGGAATTCGATGCCTCAACCTACGGCTCAGATCAGTTTATGTTCAAGCGCGGCAACGGTATTGCCACTTACCGTAACACTGATTTCTTTGGTCTGGTCGATGGCCTGAAATTCGCGTTACAGTACCAGGGTAAAAATGACAGCGGCGCGGCTGAAGCGGGAACCCGCAATGTGTTAACGCAGAATGGCGATGGGGTTGGCGCCTCGTTAAGCTATGAATTTGATGCCGGGATCAGCATCGCTGGCGCCTTCTTTAATTCTAATCGTACCGATGAACAAAATGCGGCGCCGGGTATCATGGGTGATGGCAGTAATGCAGAAGGCTACACCACGGCGATCAAATACGACAACAGCAAGCTCTACCTGGCGGCGATGTATACCCAGGCGTATAACGCAGCAAAATTTGGTTCACCGAGCGCCACCGCGTACGGGTTTGCTAACACCTCGCAGGCGGTTGAGCTGTATGCCGGTTATGCGTTCGAATTTGGCCTGGTGCCGTTCATCGCCTATAACCAGACGCGTGGTAAAGATTTAGGTACTGATCGCCAGGGCAATACTTACGACAGTCAGGATCTGGTTAAGTTTGTTGACGTAGGTTTTACCTATAATTTCAACAAAAATATGCAGGCGTATCTCGACTATAAAATCAACCTGCTGGATGACAATACCTTTACCCAAAACGCCAATATCATGACGGATAACGTAGCGGCAGTCAGCATGAAGTACGTGTTCTGA
- a CDS encoding class-II fumarase/aspartase family protein, producing the protein MYGKQTTVFDSDLYSPLFTNDQMREIWSDDNLIRCWLRFEATVARVQSDLGIIPAQAAIEIDHACRDLTLDWPALAQGTQSVGMAIKPLIDQISASGTPLVSQYLHWGCTTQDLLDSGLAMRLQQALQLVYQQLITVGEEMKTMAVKHSRTVMVARTNSVDASATTWGLHVSGYLAEVNRHLVRLQQLYPRAITGLFGGAVGNLASVGAQGMATRERLMQALGLNIPCGINNASQDAIVEVVQCFALIHGTLCRLANDVETMGRTPIAEVMEGEGGGGSSTMPHKANPRASNMIQTLARMGWMYASGAPAMLDQQDVRAASMRVLNWTILPEASNALSTSLTRAEKLLSHLIVNEVKMRANFACSKHFIMSESLTMKLAAKIGREPAYNLVKTLLMQADGEQSFMAIVQSSPEILAALSQNEIAEACEPLSYIGCNDELIAETVDKFEKIKIADIA; encoded by the coding sequence ATGTACGGTAAGCAAACAACCGTATTTGATTCTGATCTCTATTCCCCTCTGTTCACCAATGACCAGATGCGGGAAATATGGTCTGACGACAATCTGATTCGCTGCTGGCTACGCTTTGAAGCGACAGTCGCGCGTGTACAAAGCGATCTGGGGATCATCCCGGCGCAGGCGGCGATAGAAATTGATCACGCCTGTCGCGACTTAACGCTGGACTGGCCTGCCTTAGCGCAGGGAACACAATCCGTGGGAATGGCGATCAAACCGTTGATCGATCAGATCTCGGCTTCCGGCACGCCACTGGTGAGTCAGTATCTCCATTGGGGATGTACGACCCAGGATTTACTGGATTCTGGCCTGGCGATGCGGTTGCAGCAGGCGCTGCAGTTGGTGTATCAGCAACTGATTACCGTTGGCGAAGAGATGAAGACGATGGCAGTGAAGCACTCCCGCACCGTGATGGTTGCGCGCACCAATTCGGTAGATGCTTCCGCCACGACCTGGGGGTTACACGTTTCCGGTTATCTGGCTGAGGTGAACCGGCATCTTGTCCGGCTTCAGCAGCTCTATCCCCGCGCCATTACCGGTCTGTTTGGTGGTGCGGTGGGGAATCTTGCCTCTGTGGGTGCGCAGGGGATGGCGACGCGTGAACGTTTAATGCAGGCGCTGGGGTTGAATATCCCTTGTGGCATAAACAATGCCAGCCAGGACGCCATTGTCGAGGTGGTACAGTGCTTTGCGCTGATTCACGGTACGCTGTGCCGCCTGGCAAATGATGTCGAAACCATGGGCCGCACCCCCATTGCCGAGGTGATGGAGGGAGAAGGCGGTGGCGGTTCCAGCACCATGCCGCATAAGGCTAACCCACGCGCCAGCAATATGATTCAGACGCTGGCAAGAATGGGATGGATGTACGCCTCCGGCGCGCCAGCGATGCTCGACCAGCAGGATGTCCGCGCGGCTTCCATGCGGGTACTGAACTGGACGATTCTGCCTGAAGCATCGAATGCGTTATCGACCAGTCTGACGCGTGCGGAAAAACTGCTTTCGCATCTTATTGTTAATGAAGTAAAAATGCGCGCCAATTTTGCCTGCTCAAAGCATTTCATTATGTCTGAATCACTGACGATGAAGCTTGCCGCAAAAATTGGTCGGGAGCCCGCCTATAACCTGGTAAAAACCCTCTTAATGCAGGCTGATGGTGAGCAAAGTTTTATGGCGATCGTACAGTCCAGCCCGGAGATTCTGGCCGCTTTATCGCAAAACGAGATCGCTGAGGCCTGCGAGCCGCTTTCTTATATTGGCTGTAACGATGAATTGATCGCCGAAACCGTCGACAAATTCGAAAAGATTAAGATAGCTGATATTGCCTGA
- a CDS encoding DUF4886 domain-containing protein, whose protein sequence is MKRLALLATAAMLTFGSVSSYADTLIAPSPHAKMDGDNKIIALYGNSYTFYNNNINTRLRDLTKSLLPDHAKGYQYRGITISSGRLGWHIPNLEYQNSLQKWDVVILQGNSTEPVSKKESSRENFVESATKMAEMAHNAGAKVVYFMTWAKRDKPEETQKLADAYLSVAQKTGGYVAPVGLAFEKARKAHPEINLYYQDGMHPSMAGTYLAACVFFATLYNQSPVGGALPIDTDMTPATAKALQQVAWETVTEFQK, encoded by the coding sequence ATGAAAAGGCTCGCTCTGCTCGCCACGGCGGCAATGCTGACTTTTGGCAGCGTAAGCAGTTATGCGGATACATTAATTGCGCCTTCGCCGCATGCTAAAATGGATGGGGATAATAAAATTATCGCCCTGTACGGTAATTCATACACGTTTTACAACAACAATATTAATACCCGTCTGCGGGATCTGACAAAATCTTTACTGCCGGATCACGCTAAAGGCTATCAGTATCGTGGGATCACCATCTCCAGTGGTCGCTTAGGCTGGCATATTCCCAACCTTGAGTATCAGAACAGCCTGCAGAAATGGGATGTGGTGATCCTGCAAGGTAACTCCACCGAGCCTGTCTCGAAGAAAGAGAGTTCCCGAGAGAACTTCGTCGAATCGGCAACTAAAATGGCCGAGATGGCGCACAACGCGGGCGCAAAAGTGGTCTACTTTATGACCTGGGCAAAGCGCGATAAACCGGAAGAAACCCAGAAGCTTGCCGATGCCTATTTGTCTGTTGCGCAAAAAACGGGTGGCTACGTTGCGCCAGTCGGACTCGCGTTTGAAAAAGCCCGCAAGGCGCATCCGGAGATTAACCTGTATTACCAGGACGGCATGCACCCGTCGATGGCTGGCACCTATTTAGCCGCCTGCGTCTTCTTTGCCACGTTGTATAACCAGTCCCCGGTTGGAGGCGCACTGCCGATCGACACTGACATGACCCCGGCAACGGCAAAAGCCTTACAACAGGTTGCCTGGGAAACGGTAACTGAATTTCAAAAATAA
- a CDS encoding LysR substrate-binding domain-containing protein, whose product MIDLRQLKYFMVVAEEQHVGRAAERLHISQSPLSRQIAQLEERLGLMLFERNQQRIRLTADGQTFLAETRSLLTHANRLESLGKRLGRGEDGGLCIGYIENAMHSGVLSTALRTLRVSRPDVHIALYSQPPVTQIEGLRQRSLDFSLVDTPPADSEQDLEYIQVLDDRMLLALPQNHPLAQEESLAAQQLADQQWIAVIHNDDAHSRDDFVAACVKAGFNPDIRLEAGEPLTALGLVAAGLGLALIQHSLRHNAPEGVVLRELPWMNYSTQLWAAWHKANQRPLVSHFRQILRSE is encoded by the coding sequence ATGATCGATTTACGCCAACTTAAATATTTCATGGTAGTCGCAGAAGAGCAGCACGTGGGACGTGCCGCCGAGCGACTCCATATTTCGCAATCGCCGCTGAGCCGTCAGATTGCGCAGCTGGAAGAGCGTCTGGGATTGATGCTGTTTGAACGTAACCAGCAGCGCATCCGGCTGACTGCTGACGGGCAGACATTCCTCGCAGAAACGCGTTCTTTACTGACGCATGCCAACCGTCTGGAGTCACTGGGTAAACGTCTGGGGCGCGGTGAAGATGGTGGGTTGTGTATTGGTTACATTGAAAACGCCATGCATTCCGGCGTGCTTTCTACGGCGTTGCGTACGCTGCGGGTATCGCGCCCGGATGTGCATATCGCGCTTTACAGCCAACCGCCGGTTACCCAGATTGAAGGTTTGCGCCAGCGCAGCCTTGATTTTTCACTGGTCGATACACCGCCCGCCGACAGCGAACAGGATCTGGAATACATTCAGGTGCTGGATGACCGAATGCTGCTGGCCTTACCGCAAAACCATCCTCTGGCGCAGGAGGAAAGCCTTGCCGCGCAACAGCTTGCTGATCAGCAGTGGATTGCGGTGATCCATAACGACGATGCCCATTCACGCGATGATTTTGTCGCCGCCTGTGTCAAAGCCGGGTTTAATCCTGATATTCGTCTGGAAGCCGGTGAACCGCTCACCGCGTTAGGCCTGGTGGCAGCGGGATTAGGCCTGGCACTGATTCAACATAGTCTGCGTCATAATGCACCGGAAGGGGTGGTATTACGTGAATTACCGTGGATGAATTATTCCACACAATTATGGGCCGCCTGGCATAAAGCCAATCAACGTCCGCTGGTATCGCATTTTCGCCAGATCCTGCGCAGCGAATAA
- a CDS encoding NAD-dependent malic enzyme, with translation MDSNVRDDVLYVPFTGKLLLESPLLNKGSSFTRQERNDFNLNGLLPSAIENIDEQAERAYQQYQDTDSDNARHIYLRNIQDTNETLFYHLLKKHLPEMLPMVYTPVVGTACEKFSGIYRRARGVFISWPDRDRIDDILHDIPRHDVSVIVVTDGERILGLGDLGVGGMGIPIGKLSLYTVCGGVNPAQTLPIMLDVGTNNPQLLDDPRYIGWRHPRITGEEYFAFIDLFIAAVKRRWPDVLLQFEDFAQHTAVPLLHRYRNALCCFNDDIQGTASVALATILAACRSNQCDFSQQSIVIVGAGAAGCGIARHIIACRVAEGMHVDEASKTIFMVDRDGLVMTTTPSLADFQAPLAQPPEWLADWKYAGATPSLLEVIHYAKPTILLGVSGQSGLFTEEVIRTMYRHCERPIILPLSNPTSRMEARPEDILHWTEGNAIVATGSPCEPVDYVGRTIPISQCNNVYIFPAIGLGVLACGAKRVTEAMLMAASRALAEVSPLVCHGTGGLLPEISTICDITRYIAFAVGKAAQQSGVANEMDDDALRQSITAEFWLPEYRPYKRRAI, from the coding sequence ATGGATAGCAACGTGAGAGACGATGTGCTGTACGTCCCGTTTACGGGCAAATTGTTACTGGAATCACCTCTTCTGAATAAGGGAAGCAGTTTTACCCGGCAGGAGAGGAATGATTTTAATCTCAATGGATTACTGCCCAGCGCCATTGAAAATATCGATGAGCAAGCTGAACGTGCTTATCAACAGTATCAGGATACCGACTCAGATAACGCCCGGCATATCTACCTGCGTAATATTCAGGATACGAATGAGACACTGTTTTACCATCTCCTGAAAAAACATCTCCCGGAGATGTTGCCGATGGTTTATACCCCGGTGGTGGGTACCGCCTGTGAAAAATTTTCCGGGATCTACCGCCGGGCCAGAGGCGTGTTTATCTCATGGCCCGATCGTGACCGTATTGACGATATTCTGCATGACATTCCGCGCCACGATGTCAGCGTTATCGTGGTCACGGACGGCGAGCGGATCCTCGGTCTGGGTGACCTCGGCGTCGGCGGAATGGGCATTCCCATTGGCAAACTGTCGCTCTACACCGTCTGCGGCGGCGTGAATCCAGCGCAGACGTTACCCATCATGCTGGATGTCGGAACTAATAACCCGCAGTTACTGGACGATCCTCGCTATATAGGCTGGCGCCATCCGCGGATTACCGGCGAGGAATATTTCGCTTTTATTGACCTGTTCATCGCCGCCGTTAAGCGCCGTTGGCCGGATGTTTTGTTGCAGTTTGAGGATTTTGCCCAGCACACCGCGGTTCCTTTGCTGCATCGCTATCGGAATGCGTTGTGCTGCTTCAATGATGATATTCAGGGAACTGCCTCTGTTGCGCTGGCGACGATTTTAGCGGCGTGTCGCAGTAATCAGTGTGATTTCAGTCAGCAGTCGATTGTGATTGTGGGTGCCGGAGCGGCGGGCTGCGGCATCGCCCGGCATATCATCGCCTGTCGGGTAGCTGAAGGGATGCATGTCGATGAGGCCAGTAAAACCATTTTTATGGTGGATCGTGACGGTCTGGTAATGACGACAACCCCCTCACTGGCCGATTTTCAGGCGCCACTGGCGCAACCTCCCGAATGGCTGGCGGACTGGAAATACGCTGGCGCCACACCGTCGTTGCTGGAGGTGATTCACTATGCGAAACCCACCATTCTGCTGGGCGTTTCGGGGCAGTCGGGGTTGTTTACTGAAGAGGTGATACGCACGATGTACCGCCACTGCGAACGACCGATCATTTTGCCGCTGTCTAACCCAACGTCGCGAATGGAAGCCCGGCCAGAAGATATTCTTCACTGGACTGAAGGGAATGCGATTGTTGCCACCGGCAGTCCTTGTGAACCGGTGGATTATGTAGGGCGGACTATCCCGATATCACAATGCAATAACGTTTACATCTTCCCGGCGATAGGGCTGGGCGTGCTGGCCTGTGGCGCGAAAAGGGTCACGGAAGCGATGCTGATGGCGGCGAGTCGTGCGCTTGCCGAGGTTTCACCACTGGTGTGTCATGGCACTGGTGGGCTGCTGCCGGAAATCAGTACGATCTGCGATATCACCCGCTATATTGCCTTTGCGGTAGGCAAGGCGGCGCAGCAGTCTGGCGTGGCAAATGAAATGGATGATGATGCCCTGCGCCAGAGTATTACTGCGGAGTTCTGGTTACCGGAGTATCGCCCTTATAAGCGACGGGCAATCTAG
- the dcuC gene encoding C4-dicarboxylate transporter DcuC — protein sequence MTAFIIAIVITVIAAWLIVKNYQPQTVLLLAGLALLTITVLFFPENSILYDKAKSTGSTWLDIFSFAKESLTTQIAGIGLIIMAAGGFASYMDHIKASNAMVNMCIRPLKVIKAPYLILALGYICAQLLHVAISSAAGLAMLLLVTFFPVLVRLGVSKASAAAMIGLCAFMDLGPAVGTANLAAKHAGMESAIYFAHYQMPVAAVVMLAVAVVIFFTAKYFDKKDGFVPGEQEVAAEEEEGRKAPVIYALLPVLPVVLVLVFSPLLITSVKIDVVTAMILGAIVAFFFELVTTRDFRTCCKGLQVFFKGMGSMFTSIVSLLVCADIYAQGLQKIGAVDYLLQSVQNAGLGFTSMTLVMTALVGITAVLTGSGVAAFFSFSGLAPSIAAKFGESAVNMILPMQLMAGMGRAISPVAGIIIAVSKAGECSPFMIVRRTLLPALAGIVAMLIANYVLI from the coding sequence ATGACAGCGTTTATTATAGCAATAGTGATAACAGTAATTGCCGCGTGGCTAATTGTTAAAAATTATCAGCCGCAAACTGTTTTATTACTCGCAGGTTTAGCATTACTCACCATTACGGTGCTGTTTTTTCCTGAAAATAGTATTCTGTACGACAAAGCAAAATCAACCGGATCCACCTGGCTGGATATCTTCAGCTTTGCCAAAGAATCGCTGACGACCCAAATTGCGGGTATTGGTTTGATCATCATGGCCGCCGGCGGGTTCGCCAGTTATATGGATCATATTAAAGCGTCGAATGCGATGGTGAATATGTGCATTCGCCCCTTAAAGGTGATCAAAGCGCCTTATCTTATCCTCGCGCTGGGTTATATCTGTGCGCAATTGTTGCATGTGGCTATCTCCAGCGCGGCTGGTTTAGCGATGTTATTGCTGGTCACTTTCTTCCCCGTACTGGTGCGTCTGGGCGTGAGTAAAGCCTCTGCGGCCGCCATGATCGGTTTGTGCGCGTTTATGGATCTTGGCCCGGCCGTCGGCACGGCTAACCTGGCGGCGAAACATGCCGGAATGGAAAGCGCCATTTACTTTGCCCATTACCAGATGCCCGTGGCGGCGGTCGTGATGCTGGCGGTTGCAGTAGTGATTTTCTTCACGGCGAAATATTTCGATAAAAAAGACGGGTTTGTGCCTGGCGAACAAGAGGTTGCCGCGGAGGAAGAAGAAGGACGTAAGGCTCCGGTGATATATGCGCTTCTCCCTGTTTTACCTGTAGTCCTTGTGCTGGTGTTCAGCCCGCTGCTGATCACATCAGTCAAAATTGATGTGGTCACAGCGATGATTTTGGGCGCCATCGTCGCCTTCTTTTTTGAGCTGGTCACCACGCGTGATTTCCGGACCTGCTGCAAAGGTTTGCAGGTGTTCTTTAAAGGCATGGGCAGCATGTTTACCAGCATTGTGTCCCTGCTGGTTTGCGCGGATATCTACGCCCAGGGGCTGCAAAAAATCGGTGCTGTGGATTATCTCCTGCAATCGGTTCAGAACGCCGGCTTAGGCTTCACCAGCATGACCCTGGTGATGACCGCACTGGTGGGTATTACGGCAGTATTGACGGGTTCCGGCGTGGCGGCATTCTTCTCTTTTTCCGGGCTGGCACCGTCGATTGCGGCAAAGTTTGGTGAAAGCGCGGTCAATATGATCCTGCCGATGCAACTGATGGCGGGCATGGGTCGCGCCATTTCACCGGTTGCCGGCATCATCATCGCCGTCAGTAAAGCGGGTGAATGTTCGCCGTTTATGATCGTCAGAAGAACATTACTTCCGGCGCTGGCGGGTATTGTCGCCATGTTAATTGCCAACTACGTCCTGATTTAA
- the ascF gene encoding PTS cellobiose/arbutin/salicin transporter subunit IIBC, with product MAKNYAEAAQKILGALGGRDNIAAITHCMTRLRFVVRDESVVDTAALKIISGVMGVVKNENQCQVIIGNTVSQAYAEVVKLLPEMAGGSQETGKRKITFRRIGAGILDALIGTMSPLIPAIIGGSMVKLLAMVLEMSGVLPKNAPTLIILTVIGDGAFFFLPLMVAASAALKFKTNMSLAIAIAGVLVHPAFIDLMAKAAQGEHMEFAFIPLTAVKYTYTVIPALVMTWCLSYIERWVDNITPAVTKNFLKPMLIVLIAAPLAILLIGPIGIWIGSSISALVYTIHNYLGWLAVAIMGAIWPLLVMTGMHRVFTPTIIQTIAETGKEGMVMPSEIGANLSLGGSSLAVAWRTKNPELRQTALAAAASAIMAGISEPALYGVALRLKRPLIASLISGFICGAVAGIAGLASHSMAAPGLFTSVQFFDPANPMSIVWVVGVMALSVVLSFILTLMLGFEDIPVEEEPRKIAEPVQAVQTQQSAS from the coding sequence ATGGCAAAAAATTACGCCGAAGCAGCACAAAAGATCCTCGGTGCCCTCGGAGGCCGCGACAACATTGCGGCGATTACACACTGTATGACGCGTTTGCGTTTTGTAGTTCGCGATGAAAGCGTGGTGGATACCGCCGCACTGAAAATCATCAGCGGCGTCATGGGCGTGGTGAAAAACGAGAACCAGTGTCAGGTGATTATTGGAAATACCGTTTCACAGGCTTATGCCGAAGTAGTGAAACTGTTACCGGAAATGGCAGGGGGCTCACAGGAGACCGGAAAAAGAAAAATAACTTTCAGACGTATTGGCGCCGGTATTCTCGATGCGCTTATTGGCACCATGTCACCGCTTATTCCGGCCATTATTGGTGGCTCAATGGTTAAGCTGTTAGCCATGGTGCTGGAAATGAGCGGCGTATTACCGAAAAACGCACCGACGTTAATTATTCTGACCGTGATTGGCGATGGGGCGTTTTTCTTCCTGCCATTAATGGTGGCGGCTTCCGCGGCGTTGAAATTTAAAACCAATATGTCACTGGCGATTGCCATTGCGGGTGTACTGGTGCATCCGGCGTTTATCGACCTGATGGCGAAAGCTGCGCAGGGTGAACACATGGAATTTGCGTTTATCCCGCTGACGGCAGTGAAATATACCTACACCGTCATTCCGGCTCTGGTAATGACATGGTGTCTGTCCTATATCGAGCGTTGGGTAGACAATATTACCCCTGCGGTGACTAAAAACTTCCTTAAGCCGATGCTGATTGTGCTGATTGCCGCACCACTGGCGATCCTGTTAATCGGGCCGATTGGTATCTGGATCGGTAGTTCTATTTCCGCCCTGGTGTATACCATCCACAATTATCTGGGCTGGCTGGCCGTCGCCATTATGGGCGCAATCTGGCCACTGCTGGTAATGACGGGGATGCACCGCGTCTTTACGCCGACCATCATTCAGACTATTGCCGAAACCGGCAAAGAGGGTATGGTCATGCCGTCAGAAATCGGCGCAAATCTGTCGCTTGGCGGTTCATCGCTGGCGGTGGCCTGGCGCACGAAAAACCCGGAACTGCGTCAGACGGCACTGGCCGCCGCCGCATCGGCCATCATGGCAGGGATTTCTGAACCCGCACTGTATGGTGTGGCGTTACGCCTGAAGCGTCCGCTCATTGCCAGTCTTATCAGTGGTTTTATTTGCGGCGCAGTCGCCGGTATCGCCGGGCTTGCCAGCCACTCGATGGCGGCGCCGGGGCTCTTCACCAGCGTGCAGTTCTTCGACCCGGCGAACCCGATGTCCATTGTGTGGGTCGTGGGTGTCATGGCGCTTTCCGTTGTGCTCTCCTTTATATTGACGTTAATGCTGGGATTTGAAGATATTCCCGTTGAAGAAGAACCACGGAAAATAGCGGAGCCAGTTCAGGCGGTACAAACGCAACAGAGCGCCTCATAA
- a CDS encoding MurR/RpiR family transcriptional regulator, with protein sequence MYRKRTLSLDEYNSLTKSIGELTESECRLNKYINKHFNELPYHGIVDLSQNAAVSKATIGRFLNKVGFTGYAAFRRALDTTLSENKISAPFEKNIRQRNKSTITTEHIVGEFTHRVSSLFAGFKNSININNLNEFITLVLNDQRHIYAVGPSSSHAMAIHFCTLLKYFRSNITLLPTDISELPKCLMDIKEDDVLVVFSYYRFNRVALNIAKWFRKKNANVVLITNSEANPYGKFCELQFVVPSDAQSIFQSRIIGFFFIELILHLAYEKGDSEGNFAQLEELFEFFETFSAS encoded by the coding sequence ATGTACAGAAAAAGAACACTAAGTCTGGATGAGTATAATTCGTTAACAAAAAGTATTGGCGAGTTAACAGAATCAGAATGTCGGCTTAATAAATATATTAACAAGCATTTTAATGAGCTGCCCTATCATGGCATTGTCGATCTTTCACAAAATGCGGCGGTGAGTAAAGCGACAATTGGCCGCTTTCTGAATAAAGTCGGGTTTACCGGCTACGCAGCCTTCAGAAGGGCGCTTGATACCACCCTGTCTGAGAATAAAATCTCGGCGCCTTTTGAAAAAAACATCCGCCAGCGGAACAAGAGTACCATTACGACTGAGCATATTGTTGGTGAATTCACGCACCGGGTATCCTCACTCTTTGCCGGATTTAAAAACAGCATCAATATAAATAATTTAAACGAATTTATTACACTGGTACTGAATGACCAACGGCACATTTATGCGGTAGGGCCGTCATCATCGCATGCGATGGCGATTCACTTTTGCACGCTGCTCAAGTACTTCCGCAGTAACATCACTCTGCTGCCCACTGACATTAGCGAACTTCCTAAATGCTTGATGGACATTAAAGAAGATGATGTGCTGGTTGTTTTTTCCTACTATCGTTTTAACCGTGTCGCGCTCAATATTGCAAAATGGTTCAGAAAGAAAAATGCCAACGTCGTGCTGATTACTAATTCCGAAGCTAATCCTTATGGCAAATTTTGCGAACTGCAATTTGTTGTTCCAAGTGATGCGCAATCCATTTTTCAAAGCCGAATTATAGGCTTCTTCTTTATCGAGCTGATTTTGCATCTGGCTTACGAGAAAGGGGACAGCGAGGGCAATTTTGCCCAACTGGAAGAATTGTTTGAGTTCTTTGAGACCTTCTCCGCGTCCTGA